ATAACCAACGTGCCTTTGTAGGTCGGCTTCCGGCGCTTGTGGCCGTCGGGCAGTTGGAAGGTGGCGGCGGCGAATTGGGTTTGCTCGCCCTGATTGATGCGCTCGACCACCGCGCCCAGGCGAACGTTGGCGTAGCGGGGGTTCTCGCCTGCGGCCTGGAACAGGTCGTGGGTCAGGTCCGGATTGACCACTGAAACCATTTGGGCTTCGTGCGGCTTGTCGTCGGCATGCGTTTTCGGCGAACGATGCAGCTCGCGGTTGGCCTCGTCAAGGCTTACCGATTCAAGCTCGGGATGCCAGATACCCTTCAACCAGATCAGTGGATGCTTGGGCTCGAAAGCGCGAATGCGTGCGGCGAACGAGCCTGACCGCGTCTCATCCAGCATCAACGTCGGGCAGATACTGGCCACATCCTCATAGATGAGCGTGGAGATGATCAAGGCGTCGATTTCGTTGAACGGCAAGTCGGCGAAGGAGCGCGTTTCGGTGTGCGCGTAATCGATAATGCCGGTCATACGCACCTCCTGCTTCCGTTGATATTGCATATCCCCTTGGGTCATGTGGTCTTGCGATCGCGTGCGGCCGTGCGGCTGCGCGCAGCAATTAACCATATGCATTCCATTGTAGGGATTGTACGGTTTTGGCCGGCGCGATCGAGCAAGACTGCACCGACGGCGAACAATTCGTGGAAGGATTCCCGTCAGCTTGTCGAAAATTGTCGGGTGGCAGGGTTGCGATGCCAGCCAGCCGACCACCCTACGACGCACGCGCCATCTCCCGCCGGCGGGAGGGTTAACCACTCAATCCTTTTGACGAGGCGGACCGCTGGGCCCGTCAAGGGTTCGGCAGATCGAAGCGCGCCAGATCCACGCCCTCGAGTTCAAGCAACTCGGCCTTGATGTCGAGTCGGCCGCCGTAGCCGCCAAACGCGCGGCCCGAGCCGACTACGCGGTGACAGGGCACGATGATGGTAACCGGATTGCGCTTCACTGCGCCTCCGACCGCCTGCGCGGCCATGCGGCCGCCACCGCGTCGTTCGGCCAATTCGGCGGCGAGTTCGCCGTAACTTACCGTCATGCCATAGGGAATTTCGGCCACCAGATTCCACACTTCATGTTGGAATGGCGTGCCGGCGGGATGCAACGGCGGCGTCTGATCTAGGCCGGGGCGCTCGCCGGCGAAATAGGCGGTCAGCCATACGCGGGTCATACGGAACACATCGGGTTCACGATCGGATTCGCGATTCGAATCGAGAACGGCTTGGTGATCGGTGGCCCACCACCAGTCTTCAAGACAGAGTTCGGTAAGTCCCTCGCCGTCCGAGGCCATCATCATCCTGCCGATGGGCGTTTCGACTGTGGCCCGCATCAGTTGTCGTTGCGTCATACCGCCATTATCGCGCGTTGAGGGATGAAGCCCATACTGTGCCTGATTTCATGAAGGACGGGTCGTGCTGTACAGTCAGTATTGCGTGCTGGGCAGCGATATCTGACATAGTGGGGGTTCTTGGGCCGGCGTGAGTGTTCTTTCCGACATCCCAACCGTCTAACTCCGCTTCGAGGGGCTGATTTGGGTTATTCCGGAG
The window above is part of the Bifidobacterium longum subsp. infantis ATCC 15697 = JCM 1222 = DSM 20088 genome. Proteins encoded here:
- a CDS encoding methylated-DNA--[protein]-cysteine S-methyltransferase, whose amino-acid sequence is MTQRQLMRATVETPIGRMMMASDGEGLTELCLEDWWWATDHQAVLDSNRESDREPDVFRMTRVWLTAYFAGERPGLDQTPPLHPAGTPFQHEVWNLVAEIPYGMTVSYGELAAELAERRGGGRMAAQAVGGAVKRNPVTIIVPCHRVVGSGRAFGGYGGRLDIKAELLELEGVDLARFDLPNP